The stretch of DNA TTGGCGTGGAGTTTTTGAAAAACAATATTGGCGCCACCATGTTTTCTGGTTTGTTTATGGTGGCGTGGGTGTTGATTGCCATGGCTACTATTTCACAAGGCGGAATTATCATGCCGCTAATTGGGGTGGGGGCGTGTTACTTTTTAATGGGCGGCTATCTGTATGGTATTTTGCGCTATGTTCGCGGCAACCCCGTAAATCCCGGGCTGATTATAGGTATCATTGCATCCACCGCAATTAATATGGCAGTGGTTTCGTTAGTAGTGGCTATTCTAATGCTGCCACCAATATTTCTGGTGAGCATGCTGGGCACAGATATGCTGATTTTGACTTTACCCATATTGTTCATATTTTTACTCATTATTTTCACCATAATGAGCTTTGCGCCATTATTAATTACGCAAAAGAAAATGGATTTCTGGGATGCAATGCGTGAAAGCTTGCGCGTTGTTACCATGAATAAAGGCCAAAACCTGGGTAATGTATTTGGTTTGATGGCGTTGAATTTTATCTTATGTTTTGCCATGCCAGTGGTATTTCCAATAACAATGGCGGCGCTCGTTGATCTATATGATGAGCATTTTGGCTAGAAATAACCTTTTTTACCACAAAATATAGTGTTTTTATGTGTATAAACACCGCTTCGCAATCTTAGCGAATTGTTGCTGAGCGGGCATTTGCGCCTTGTGGATAAATTTGGCATACCCAAGTGTAAAAAATCGCTTGCGTATAGGCACTTAAGCTGCTTTTATGTCACGAGTAGGAAAAAAATTCCCACCTTTAACGTTTTGTTAACACTTGAGGCGGAGAATAGACGATGAAGAAAGTGCATGCACGGTGCAGTAAGCAAAGCCGTGCGGATAGCTACAGGAGAAATATCCAATGAGCGCACTCATGCAATCGTTAAAGGAAGTCAGCCCCGTTAAACTCGCTGCCATGGCAGGCACCGCCGTAGTTTTATTAGGCTTTTTCATTTTTATATCTACGCGTGTAGGCACACCCATGATGGCGCCGCTATATAGCGGGCTGGACATGAAAGACAGCGCACAAATTGTTGAGCAGCTGGAAAAATCCGGCATTCCTTACGAAATCTCTGCCGGTGGCGCACAAATTTTAGTCCCTTCCGATCAGGCGCTGCGCCTTCGTATGAGCATGGCGCAACAAGGCCTACCCAATAGCGGTAGTGTCGTCGGTTATGAAATTTTCGATCGCGATGCGGTACTTGGCACCTCCAATTTTGTGCATAGCGTGAACATGCTACGTGCATTAGAGGGTGAGTTGGCGCGTACCATCAGTTCTTTTCAGAAAGTAGATAATGCGCGGGTGCATCTGGTGTTGCCTAAGCGTGAGCTATTCACCCGCGAGCGGCAAAAAACTTCTGCCTCGGTGGCATTAACCCTGCGCGGCGTGAACGAGCTGAGTAAAAGCGAGGTTGCCGCGATTCGCAATCTTGTATCCTCTGCTGTGCCGGAGCTTGCGGTAAATGAGGTAACGGTAGTAGATAGTAAAGGTAAAATGCTTGCGCGTGGCGGTAGTGAAGACGATTTAGGTATGATGGCCGACACAGCTGCGGAGTATCGCGTGGCTTATGAGCGCCGCACCCGCGATCAAGTGGAAAGCATGTTGGAAAACATCCTTGGATATGGACGTGTAAGAGCCGAAGTCACCGCAGACATTAATTTTGATCGTATTGTCACCAACTCCGAAACCTTCGACCCTGAAGGGCAGGTGGCACGTTCGGTGCAAAGCACAGAAGAAACAGAATCTAACCGCGAAAAAGATCAGCAGGAAAATGTAAGCGTGGGCAATCAGTTGCCGGACGCAACAGTAGATAAT from Alphaproteobacteria bacterium encodes:
- the fliF gene encoding flagellar M-ring protein FliF, giving the protein MSALMQSLKEVSPVKLAAMAGTAVVLLGFFIFISTRVGTPMMAPLYSGLDMKDSAQIVEQLEKSGIPYEISAGGAQILVPSDQALRLRMSMAQQGLPNSGSVVGYEIFDRDAVLGTSNFVHSVNMLRALEGELARTISSFQKVDNARVHLVLPKRELFTRERQKTSASVALTLRGVNELSKSEVAAIRNLVSSAVPELAVNEVTVVDSKGKMLARGGSEDDLGMMADTAAEYRVAYERRTRDQVESMLENILGYGRVRAEVTADINFDRIVTNSETFDPEGQVARSVQSTEETESNREKDQQENVSVGNQLPDATVDNAGTSNESNRSLVDEITNYEISKVVENHIRETGNVNRLSVAVLVDGTYSTDEEGNQIYQPRSEEELAKIATLVRSSVGFDVDRGDNIEVVNMQFSERPVTGEADGPFEWLKQDLQGIIQTLVIGIVAILAILLIIRPIVNRVIEVSSQTHEDDEEEALADHLALLGPDLTALTDQREHEEEEMINIEHIQGKVRSSAVKRVQDILENNPDEALGALRRWMEQRNVPA